The Aeromicrobium sp. Leaf245 genome includes a region encoding these proteins:
- a CDS encoding GlxA family transcriptional regulator translates to MRIAVHAFDGISLFHLSVPTTVFAEVARLGLDSSWRTTVWSSEARVMTAEGVSLGDLAGPDATTDADLLVFPSWHADLRPADDTVATVIREAAWRSARLVGLCLGAFPLAGAGVLDGRSSVTHWGAAEDLAARYPDVDVDADAIYVDHGDVLTSAGTASAIDACLHVVRRELGSEAATTLARHLVVAPHREGGQAQYIARPMPEPDGVGQLGDTIAWTIEHLDQRMSVEAMADHARMSTRNFTRRFTEATGASPARWLSGRRLDESRRLLERTDLPVASVARRCGFGSVVTFRQRFTDAYGTTPTSYRRRFAALPHH, encoded by the coding sequence ATGCGGATCGCGGTCCACGCCTTCGACGGCATCAGCCTGTTCCACCTTTCCGTGCCGACGACCGTCTTCGCCGAGGTCGCGCGGCTCGGCCTCGACTCCTCCTGGCGCACCACGGTCTGGAGCAGCGAGGCCCGCGTGATGACGGCGGAGGGAGTCTCCCTCGGCGACCTGGCCGGTCCCGACGCGACGACGGACGCCGACCTGCTCGTCTTCCCCTCGTGGCACGCCGACCTGCGCCCGGCCGACGACACCGTGGCCACGGTGATCCGGGAGGCGGCCTGGCGGAGTGCTCGCCTGGTGGGGCTGTGCCTGGGAGCGTTCCCCCTGGCCGGAGCGGGGGTGCTCGACGGACGGTCCTCGGTCACCCACTGGGGCGCCGCCGAGGACCTGGCGGCGCGGTACCCCGACGTCGACGTCGACGCCGACGCGATCTACGTCGACCACGGCGACGTGCTCACCTCGGCCGGGACGGCCTCGGCCATCGACGCCTGCCTGCACGTCGTCCGACGCGAGCTCGGCTCCGAGGCGGCGACGACCCTCGCCCGGCACCTCGTCGTCGCACCCCACCGCGAGGGCGGGCAGGCGCAGTACATCGCTCGCCCCATGCCCGAGCCCGACGGCGTCGGACAGCTCGGTGACACCATCGCGTGGACCATCGAGCACCTGGACCAGCGGATGTCCGTCGAGGCGATGGCCGACCACGCACGGATGAGCACCCGCAACTTCACCCGTCGCTTCACCGAGGCCACCGGCGCGAGCCCCGCGCGGTGGCTGTCCGGACGCCGCCTCGACGAGTCGCGCCGACTCCTGGAGCGGACCGACCTGCCGGTCGCGTCGGTCGCGCGGCGGTGCGGCTTCGGCAGCGTCGTCACGTTCCGCCAGCGCTTCACCGACGCCTACGGCACCACGCCGACCTCGTACCGTCGGCGCTTCGCTGCGCTTCCCCATCACTGA
- a CDS encoding helix-turn-helix transcriptional regulator yields MSDHQDDDRADALFGALADRTRRDILRRVLAGEHSVSRLAEHYPMSFAAVQKHVAVLERAGLVTKRRVGREALASGDVEAVRSVASMLGEIEAVWRGRVARIDDLLAQPTAQPTAPSATPSEQHDTTTHTTQEK; encoded by the coding sequence ATGAGTGATCACCAGGACGACGACCGGGCCGATGCCCTGTTCGGCGCCCTGGCCGACCGGACCCGGCGCGACATCCTGCGCCGCGTGCTGGCCGGGGAGCACTCCGTGAGCCGGCTCGCCGAGCACTACCCGATGAGCTTCGCCGCCGTGCAGAAGCACGTCGCCGTGCTCGAAAGGGCCGGTCTGGTCACCAAGCGTCGGGTCGGCCGCGAGGCCCTCGCGAGCGGGGACGTCGAGGCCGTGCGGTCCGTCGCCTCGATGCTCGGCGAGATCGAGGCCGTGTGGCGCGGACGCGTCGCCCGGATCGACGACCTCCTCGCCCAACCGACAGCCCAACCCACCGCACCATCCGCCACACCGTCCGAGCAGCACGACACCACCACCCACACCACCCAGGAGAAGTGA